The Bradyrhizobium sp. CCGB01 genome segment CTAAGTTTATCGGAACGACTAGCTCGGTTGGGAACAGGGCCGTGTAGAGTTGGGCTAATATGCCGTGAAGGTAGGAAAGCTCAGGCACTATACGTAATACGAACTCACGAGCACGCTCGCACTTTCCGATCTTGGCGATTGGCGTTCCTGCGATTTTCTCTAGTGTTGCTAGAGTCTCACCATTCATCCATGCGGGGAGCATTAGCTCAAAGACCGAGAGGGCAAAAATGCCTCTGTCATCGTCATTTTTGAGGCGCTTGTAGGGGGCTCCAAACATTCCCTCAAGGCTCTCGGGTCGCATCAACTGCGGAATTGAGCTGGGGTTATTCCGTAGCCACGTGAACAGCCATGTTCTCCAAGCTGCGGTCGTTTGAGGCAATGCCCTCGCGATTGCGCTGGCGATTAGGTGATGGACTAGGCCCGTCAAAAGTCGAGCCGGTATGCCAGAAGCAGCAGCAATCTCATCGATCCAAGTATTTGTGATGTCGGGATCGGCATTGCGCAAGCGGATCGCGGCCTCTGTACGACTCTTAATCCATTGCGTGTCATGGCTGCGCCGCGCACGAAATGCCGCGAATGAGCGTGCGATGAGATGCGACGCTGGCTCATCGGGATCGGGCCCGGATCCCTTCGGCAGACGACCAAGGAAGTATTTTGCCGAAGCGGATATTGGCTCGCTCGCCGCATGTACTTGATCCAAGAGCGCAGCGAAAGGATCATCGATCTGTAAGCACTGATCGCTCTGAGAGAAGATGGCTTGCAAATCCGACCAATGACTATGAATCTGATTCGTCTTGCTTTGAAAGTCCACGACCTTGCTGGGAACTATCAAGACCAGCCCCTGAGAGGCTTCTCCAGCCCGACCCGCTCTACCCGCAGCATTCAGAAGTTCATGCGCATCCAACTGCTCAAGTCGATTGGCATCTGGGTCAAATCGACTGTCGCCGGCAATTATCACCACCTCACTTGGCAGGTTCATTCCCTGAGCGAGCGTTGATGTTGCAACCAACGCGCTAATTCCATCCGCGCGACGAAATAGCTCCTCATGCAAGTGTCGTTCGGGCGGAATGAGAAGCCCGTGATGGCATGCGCTCGCATCGAGAAGTGTCTCGTTTTGCGATACACGTATATAAAGGTGCTCCGCACCTCCTGCCTCTTCCTCCGCAGCTTGATAGAGCGACCGCTCCGTCTCCGTAAGGCGAATTGCCTTATCTCCTGCTGCTTCATTAACTGCATTGCAGGTGCTTTTGCAAAGGGGAATTGTCTGTGCAAAAATTAGTGTCTTAAGCCCCGTGGCGCTTGTTGCAGCGCCAATAGCCGCGCTGACTTGGTTCCCGTTGGGGGTAAGATACCAACCTCCATCATGGCGATTGCCGGTGGATAAATTCACTTCTTCCCGGAGAAGCGGGAGCAACGCGTAGTCATTGCGCGCCTTGGATACCCACGTTTGACGCAGACAGAAAAAGCCGAATGGTAGCGCCTTGAGGTTTCGCTTGAGTGCGGCGGGTACGCTCTTGTTTTTTACGCTTCTTCTCGTCTCTGCGAGCTTTGCACGAAGGTCATTCAACGCTTCTGATGCGTAAACCACGCACCCGCGCACTTGGCGAGTGGGCTTCCACTTTATGTCTAACGCTAAACAGGAACGGCCCGTGATTTCATGCAGCCAATCCGCGATTTCGTGCGTATTCTTCATCATCGCTGACAGAAGCAGAATGTCGGCCGTATCCGCAATCGCACTCAGATTGAGAAAACAGAGCATCGCATCAATGCTCCGACGGCTCGTGTCGATGTTGCGCGGATGAAGTAGATGGCATTCGTCGAAAACGATGAGGCCAACATCTTCGAAAACATCCCGACTGAAGCTGAGCATTGCAAGACATCGTTCCGGAGTCAGGACGCTGATGCTCGGAAGTGGCTCGACAATGCCCGGTGAGAAGATCAATTCTTCCACCAATTCGCGCTGAACTTGAGCTTGGGGGAAGGTCTTGCTCAGCGCTGTAGCCGTCTGGTCCACCAGTGCGAGTGTTGGTACCAAGAAGATTACTTTTACACCGCGCAAGAGTGACGCCGCTATCTTGAGCTCGGCCAGCTTCGACTTCCCTCCGCCGGTAGGAAAGCTGACCACCGCCGATATGCCCGTTTCTAGATAGCCTTGGGCTATAGCTTCACGATGGTTGCGCCAAACATATGGTCGCTGTTTCGCCATTTGCTTCGTTAGATCCTCCCACCGGGACGAGAGGATTCCATCCGGCGGAGGAACAGCCACGAGCGCTGAGGCAGGAAAGTCCCGCGCGACGGCCTGCAGTAGCTTGGCGAGATGGTGAGGCCCGGGGAAAATGTTGTAGGAGGCCTCGCCGTCGGGAGAGCCAATTCCTTCGATGCGTTCTTTTGAAAGAGAGATTGCGTTCTCGAATATCTGAGAGGCGCTTGCTCCGAGCAAATCCGTTGACTCGCCGAGCATCTCTCCAGCGAGTGCGTACACACCTCTCAAAATCATGAGGTAAAGAGCATTAGTCCCTACTGTGCCGGCGTCGGCGGAACCAACTGCTGCGACGGATGGTATCGGTCGGTTGATAATTGAGCTTAGACGTCCGGTTGCTAGATCAGAAATGGAGTTTAGAAGCCGCGCTTCGATGAGACTTGCATTTTCCGCAGGTCGAATGCGCTTGGCGATCTCGGCAGCATCTGTGCTTGCCTCAGCAACCAAGAACAACAGTGCGGCGGAGACATCAGGAGAGATGGAATCAAGCGAAAGATAGCTGGGCCGAGGGCTTTCGACGGAGCCGACTAGCTCTGCTAGCATACAGGCATGATGGGCCGATCCAGCTACGAAGGCAGCGGCCGAACGATCCTCTCGCAAAGGGGAGACAGCGACAAAAGCTTCCTCCGCAGAGGCGAGCCGCTTCATGTAAAGAACAGAGTCGCGGACGCTCTCGGGCAGTTGTTGCCCCGTGCCAGCTTGGCGGATTTGAATGCGAGCAGCAACGATCTCGGCATATACCTCAGTGAATGTCTGAGGGAGACGCGCAAGGTCGAGCCCTTCCAGGGGAGGGGCTTGCGCGATTACCGCTACTGTATCCGGATCAAACACTCTCCAATTCCTACGAGCTTAAGAACGAAATGGTCTTGCCTGCTAACGCCTTCATCCAAGGCCGCAATTTCTCTACGTAAAAAATCTCACCGCGACGTCGCGTTACATCTCCTATGGCGATGTCATCATACCCTTTAAAGAGCTGCTTCCGCCCTTCATCCGATGTGAAGTCTTGGCTTCCGACAGTAATGCTGAGACGATAGTGGCGAACTTGCTTCCAGATGATGTTCTCGATCGCTTTGTCGGGGTCAACATCTGGCCTCGTACAAAGCAATGCACTTACGTCAGCCGTTAAAACATTCTCGCGATCACCAGATTCGAGAAGTTTAAATTCCGGCCATACCTCGCCGGTGATCGTTTGGCGTGGATTGCTCGTTGCCTTATCCTCGAAGATCACTGCTGTCGAAACACGGCCGGTAGTCTGATCGATTTCGAGCTGCAAGCCGTCGAATCCCTTGTGGGCGAGGATCATGTGCGGCGCCCTTGTGAGCGATGATGGGCTCGCCTGCGTAGCTACGAGCCATGACATCGTTTGAAATATCCAGCCATCGCGGTGCCATGTCTCTTTCCCCTCAGGCACCGTCAGTAGTTTGATCGCAGCTGCTTGCGCGGCTTTCGTGCTTGGTGGGGGAGAGTTATTTAGACCGGCAAGGATCTTGGCGACGTGGCGAGACTGACCAAGAGCAACACGAGCAATACGTTCGGCGAGCTCGGTTTCGTCCTGCACTGCCCAGGAACATCCTCGACAGAGGCTTCCATCAAGAAAATTCGTGAGCACAATTGTCATTCAAACGAGAGAATATCTTTGGATGCAAATGGTAGTTGCAGGCAACCTTATACTCGTTTCCCTCGTTGCTCGACCGAAAAGACAGGATATCCAAACGATCTTGTGCTCAAAAAACAAAAACGGCCGGATCTTCCGATCCGGCCGTCAACGCAAAACTTGACTGGCTAAGCCTACGCCACGCGACGCAACCTAGCCCCCGCGCGATTTCAAAATTGGATTAGCTGGCCTTCTTGACCGGCGCGTCGCCGACCTTCTTCTGGATGGCTCGCTTCAGCTCGAGGGCGCGCGGCGACAGCAAGTCGGCCTTGGCCTTGAGCAGGAAGGCATCGAGGCCGCCATTGTGGTCGACGCTCTTGACCGCGTTGGTCGAGACGCGCAGGCGCACGTTGCGCTCCAGGGCTTCGCTCATGAACGTCACGTTGACGAGGTTCGGCAGGAAGCGGCGCTTGGTCTTGATGTTGGAGTGGCTGACCTTGTGGCCGACGAGGGGGCCCTTGGCCGTCAGTTCGCAGCGGCGAGACATCTCTAAAATCCTTGTCCTGTCCCCCAACGGGTTGCGGCCGCCATTCTGGGCGCCACGGGGGCTAATTCTCTGTCCTTGCAGGGAGCGGGCGGACGTATAGGGGGGAAGGGGCGGGTAGTC includes the following:
- a CDS encoding DEAD/DEAH box helicase, whose translation is MFDPDTVAVIAQAPPLEGLDLARLPQTFTEVYAEIVAARIQIRQAGTGQQLPESVRDSVLYMKRLASAEEAFVAVSPLREDRSAAAFVAGSAHHACMLAELVGSVESPRPSYLSLDSISPDVSAALLFLVAEASTDAAEIAKRIRPAENASLIEARLLNSISDLATGRLSSIINRPIPSVAAVGSADAGTVGTNALYLMILRGVYALAGEMLGESTDLLGASASQIFENAISLSKERIEGIGSPDGEASYNIFPGPHHLAKLLQAVARDFPASALVAVPPPDGILSSRWEDLTKQMAKQRPYVWRNHREAIAQGYLETGISAVVSFPTGGGKSKLAELKIAASLLRGVKVIFLVPTLALVDQTATALSKTFPQAQVQRELVEELIFSPGIVEPLPSISVLTPERCLAMLSFSRDVFEDVGLIVFDECHLLHPRNIDTSRRSIDAMLCFLNLSAIADTADILLLSAMMKNTHEIADWLHEITGRSCLALDIKWKPTRQVRGCVVYASEALNDLRAKLAETRRSVKNKSVPAALKRNLKALPFGFFCLRQTWVSKARNDYALLPLLREEVNLSTGNRHDGGWYLTPNGNQVSAAIGAATSATGLKTLIFAQTIPLCKSTCNAVNEAAGDKAIRLTETERSLYQAAEEEAGGAEHLYIRVSQNETLLDASACHHGLLIPPERHLHEELFRRADGISALVATSTLAQGMNLPSEVVIIAGDSRFDPDANRLEQLDAHELLNAAGRAGRAGEASQGLVLIVPSKVVDFQSKTNQIHSHWSDLQAIFSQSDQCLQIDDPFAALLDQVHAASEPISASAKYFLGRLPKGSGPDPDEPASHLIARSFAAFRARRSHDTQWIKSRTEAAIRLRNADPDITNTWIDEIAAASGIPARLLTGLVHHLIASAIARALPQTTAAWRTWLFTWLRNNPSSIPQLMRPESLEGMFGAPYKRLKNDDDRGIFALSVFELMLPAWMNGETLATLEKIAGTPIAKIGKCERAREFVLRIVPELSYLHGILAQLYTALFPTELVVPINLATLGTAVREGLDSPEKVALRQMRSRRPNRIAIHREYQGLAKLMPAAGLNETLSDVIVRVESAVSVRDVLG
- the rpmB gene encoding 50S ribosomal protein L28, with translation MSRRCELTAKGPLVGHKVSHSNIKTKRRFLPNLVNVTFMSEALERNVRLRVSTNAVKSVDHNGGLDAFLLKAKADLLSPRALELKRAIQKKVGDAPVKKAS